AAAAATGTCACCAGATAATTATCGGAATAACCGTAAACGAATTGAAACAAATCGGTAAGTCGGTCTTTCACGAACAACACGATTTGTACAATCACCATAACCGGTATAAACGCCAGAATGCCGATCAGGGTGTGGTTAAGGATTTTCTTCATGATGCGCCTACCTTTATTAATTATAGTTGTTAGGAAACTAGGTTTTAGCAGAGTTACGCCGGTTAAGGAAGTCTCGATGCATGCATTACCTGCGAAACACCCCGAGCCGCACTCAAGGTAACATTTTATAAAGGCCGCGCGTGGCAATCGCCATCAGCGGCAGCATTACTCCCGTCAGGCACAGCAGCGCGCTCAAGGTCGTCAGACTGGCGCTGGCATCCCAAATAGTCAAAGAACTATTTAAAGAGATATTGGACGGCGCCAAGAACGGAAACAAGGACACTCCCATGGTTAAAATCACCATCACCACCATCACGGCACTCGCCAGCAACGCCCAATGCGCTCTATCCAGACGGGACAACACCAACGCGGCTATCCCGCAGACAAAGGCCAAAGCAGGCAAGGCCCATAGAGCCGGTTCGTGCTCGTAATTGTCCAGCCACAAACCGTCGCCGCGTTTCACAAATTTGGTCAATGGGTTGGAAACCCCATTCGGCATAATCTCGGTGCTGACGTGATAACCCTCCAGATGAGTAATCCAACCGCCGGCCAACGCAAACAACACCAAAAATGCCAGACCACTGGACATGGCCAGCGCCTTACTGCGCTGGTATAGCTCGTCTTGGCTATGCGTTTGCAGATAAATCGCGCCATGCACTGCCAATAAGGCTACGCAGGTAGCGCCGACCAAGGACGCAAACGGACTGAACAGCCCGGAAAAACTGCCCAGAAAAGCAATGTGCATATCACTGGCTAAATGAAACGGCACGCCTTTCAACAGATTGCCGGCCATCACCCCCAACAGCGCCGCCGGCAACAAGCCACAAATAAACAAGGCCTTATCCCATTTTTTCAGACTATCCTCGCGCGTCACGCTAGCTCTGAAATACCAGCCCAAAGGCCGCACGAATAGCGATAACACCATCAACAATAGCAAAGGTTGAAAGCTGGCAAACGTCGCCGCATACACTGTCGGCCAACCGACAAACAATACACCGATAGTTACCAATAGCCAGACCTGATTCCCGGCGCTGGTTGGCGCCAACCTGGCGACCAGCTCGGCGCGCTGCACCTCGGAGGCATGCAAAAAGGGCAACAACAGGCTGACGCCGATCTCGATACCGCTGCTCAGCACAAAACCGATCACGAACAAGCCCAACACGCCCCAACAGATCAAGCGCAGCATTTCATAATCAAGCAACATAACTCGGCTCCTGGTTAATCGGCAACGCGGTGGCGCAGCCCTGCCCGATAAACTTTAAAGTTAACATGACGGCCAACGCCAGCAGGCCGGCATAGGTCAAACCGTAAGCCGCCAGACTGACCGCCAGATCGGCGACAGCCAATGTGGATACCCCTTGCCAGATGGGCAGCATATCGGCCACCAGCCAAGGCTGCCGGCCGAACTCCGAGATAAACCAGCCGCTGGCACTTGCCAACCACGGCAACGGTAAAGCGTAAACACTGGCCTTGAATAACCAGGCATGCTGCCACCCGACGATATTGACCGCGTTTGCCGCTACAAACAGCAGCGCCAGTAAAGCGCCGGCCGCAATCATCAGTCTATATCCCCAATACAAACGCCCGCTAGCCGGCACGCTGGCGCTGACGGCTTGTTCTATCTGCGCTGGACTGGCATCGGTCACGCTCTCCCGCCAACGCTTCAGCAATAAGCCATAACCCAAATCAACTTTGGCGGCGGCAAATGCCGCCAACAGTTCCGGCTCTTTTTTGTCGTCGCGCAATTCTTGCAACAGCGCGTAAGCTTTTATGCCATTGCCTATGCGCTGACGATTTTGTGCCAAAATCGCAGCATTGGGCAGACCGTTAATGGCCGCCAATTTGTTATGCTGCATCGCGCCGGCGCCATAAACACTGGCATCGCCTATCGCCATCGTAGCGATCACACTCGCCAAACCCAAAGCGGCCGCCATCCGGTAAGAACGTTGCGCCAATTCGGTTTCGCGCTGCTTCAGTAAATAGTAAGCGCTGATAGCCAACACAAAACCAGCCGCCACCACATAACCGGCCAGCAAACTATGCACAAATTTCGCCCAAGCCAGCGGATTGCTCAGCACCAACGACACATCGAGCAACTCCAGGCGCAGCGTTTGGGTGTTCAATTCCGCACCCACGGGATTTTGCATCCAGCCGCTGGCGATCAGAAAACCGAAAAAACTCAAGTGACAGCCAATCGCGATTAGCCAAGTTACCGCCAAATGTGTGCCTTTACCCAGGCGCTGCCAGCCAAATAAAAACCAGCCCAGGCCGTTGGCAGCTATAAACAAACCGGCAAACCCCAACAATAAAGGCAAGGCAAACACATCGCCGACATAATGCGCAAAATACGACCAATGAGAGCCGAATTGACTCGCCATCACCAGAGAAGAAGCCATATTCAAGCCAAAACCAATCGCGAACAACTTTCCCCAGAACTGCGTGATACGTTGATAAACGCTCTGCCCGCTGAATACAAACCAGGAATCCATAGCCGCCAACAAGAGCGATAAACCCAGCGTCAAAGGTACGAATAGAAAATATTGCACCGCATGTAGCGCAAACTGCGCCCGCGATAACTCAACAACCGTTTCGGAAATCATCCCCACTCCTCGGTCAAGCTCAAAAATGCGGGCAATTATAGAGTTATCCGCTTGTTTGTCTGCGATTTTTCTCGACCGATTCGCATTAAAACCCGCGTGAAAAACTGGAGAATACAGACGACTGATATACACTTTTCAACTTACAAGTACACATTCCAAAACCTCATGGGCTTTACTCCGCGCCACATCGTTGGACTGAAAATAGTCGCTATAGCCCTGCTCTACGCCATGCTGGCCAAACTGGTATTGGCTTTTTTTTCCGACAACGGCAATGTCACGCTGGTTTGGTTTCCAGCCGGCCTGGGGATGGCCACTTTTCTGTTGGGCGGCAAGCGCTATTGGCCGGGCGTATTCATCGGCGCGTTTCTGGCCGGCATGCTGGTCGGCGACTCCTGGTTAATCTCCGCCTGCATCGCTACCGGCAATATCCTGGAATCCTGGCTTGGCGCCTGGCTACTGCTTGGCAACCCAGGCTTTTCGCTATCGCTACGGCACCCGCGGGATTTTGCCTGGCTGACTTTGACAGGCATCATCGCCGCCTGTTTCAGCGCACTGATCGGCCCCATGACCTTGTTTTTAAGCAAGTATCTGCCTGCCGAAGCCCTGCTGCCCAGTATGCGGCACTGGTGGATGGCCGACGTATTGGGAATCGCCTTGGTCACGCCTTTAATTCTGATCTGGCGACACTGGCCGAAAGACTGGTTCGCCCCCAAACGCTTACTGGAAACGCTGGCCTTCATAGCAACGAGTTTTTTGAGCGGCCAGGCGGTGTTTTTAAGCTGGTTTCCCAACCTGCTGAACGCTTACGGCGAAACCTATTGGGCCTTCCTGTTTGTGGTTTGGGCGGCTGTCAGATTCGGCCGTCACGGCGTGCTGCTTTTGGTGACCATGACCGCCATTCAATCCCTGTGGGGATTGCAACATCAGTTGGGCGCATTCGCCACCATACACCTGCAAAGCGGCCTGCTAAACATCTGGTTTTACCTGTTCATCCTGGCTAGCGTGGGCATACCGTTGGCCCTGACTTTATTCCATCAACAACAAATCAACCAGGCCTTACAACAAAGTGAGGCCCGCTTGAGTTTTGCATTGGAAACCATCGATACCGGCGCCTGGGATCTGGATTTGCAAGATTATTCGGTGCAACGCACGGCCATACACGATCAAATTTTCGGCTACAGCCAACTGCTGCCGCATTGGACCTATCATACATTTCTCGGCCATGTCACACCGGAACATCGAGATATGGTCAATGCCGGTTTCCAAACTGCCTGCACCCAACACAGCAATTGGAATTTCGAATGCCGCATCCGCCGCATCGACGGCGCAATCCGCTGGATTCGCGGCTCCGGTTGCCACCAAATCGGCAATAGCCCGCGCATGACCGGTATTCTGCAAGACATCACGGCACACAAATTGGCTGAAGAAGATCGGCAACTAGGGATGTTGTTTTACCAAAATTGCAGCGAAGCGATGATGATCACCGAAGCGGATGCCACCATCGTCTCGATTAACCCGGCATTCAGTCGCATTACCGGTTACTCCGCCGAAGAAATAATCGGCAAGAACGCCCGGATTCTGGGCTCCGGCCGGCATGACGATAGTTTTTTTCAATCCATGTGGCAAATCATCAATAGCAAAGGAAAATGGCAGGGCGAAATCTGGAATCGACGTAAAAACGGCGAACTTTATGTCGAGCAGCTCAACATCAACACCATTTTCGACCGCAACGGACTACCGCTAAAGCGTATTGGCCTGTTTTTCGACATCACCCAACGTAAGCTTGGTGAAGAACAACTGTGGAAACAGGTTAATTTAGATCCGCTCACGGGTGTTGGCAATCGCCGCCTGTTTTACGACAGACTGGAGCAAGACATTAAAAAAGCGCAGCGCGGCGGCTGGTTTTTGGCGTTGCTGGTGGTGGACATCGAGCACTTCAAAGACATTAACGAGCGCTTTGGTTATGCGCAAGGCGACAGCATTTTGCAGGAAGCCGCGCAGCGCGTGCTGGCGAATGTGCGGGAAACCGATTTGGTGGCGCGAATGGATGGTGCTGAATTTGCGGTCATCCTTACCGAGCTGGAAAAAACCGACAGCACTGAGCGCGTCGCGCAATTAATTATCGAAAAACTCGCCGAACCGTTTACGCTGGAACACGATACAGCCCAACTCAATTGCCGTATCGGTATCGCCATCTGCCCTGACCATGCCGACAATACCGAAGCGCTGAAACAAGCCGCTATGAATGCCGCCAAAAAAGCCGCCTCACAAACTTACCGATTCGCCAATCCGCCGACCGCGTTTTAACCGCGATTCAGCCAAGCCTCAACACACGCGCTGCCGCGGAAACACGCAGCGGAATTTACTGCCTCTGCCCAGTTGGCTTTCAATGTCCAGCTTGGCATCGTGCCTGACCAACACATGCTTGACGATGGCCAGCCCCAAACCCGTGCCGGGGATTTTTTGATTGCGTTTCACTTCGGCGCGGTAAAAGCGTTCGGTAATCCGGGGAATATCCACACTGGAGATGCCGTCGCCAAAATCTTCCACTTCAAAATAAACGCTGCCGTCGGGCTTGCCCCGCCAACTCACTTTAACCGGCGAGCTAGGCTGCGAATATTTCATGGCATTGACCAACAGATTGCTGAAAGCGCTACGCAACTCCTCCATATCGCCACGCACATTGGCTCGGCTATCCAACACCAGCTCGACCCGGCGCTCATCCTTTTCCAACAAATCGCTTTCCTGGCAAACCTGCACGAGCAAATCAGGAATATTCACGCATTCGAATTTCTTGGTTTTGCTCTCCAGGCGCGCCAGTAGCAGTAAATCATCGATCAAGGCTTGCATGCGCTCGGTCTGTGCCGCCATGTTTTGGAATGAGCGCGTGTAAGGACTGCTACCGTCGTCAAGTTCCTGCAAGGTCTCCAGATAACCACGCAACACGGTAATCGGCGTGCGTAATTCGTGCGAGACATTGGCCACAAAGTCGGTACGCATCCGTTCGATATTCTTTAGATGGGTGACATCCTGCGCCATCAACAAACGTAAGCCGGCACCGTAAGGGAAGATGCCGATTTGCAAAATCATGTTTTCGTTGATAGGCGAGGGAATACAAACCTTGTTGTGGTAATCCTGATCCTTCAGGTACTGAATAAACAGCGGGTGCCGGACCAAGTTAGGAATCCGCTGTCCGTTATCGGAACGCTTCAGGCCCAGATAGTCATAGGCCACTTTGTTGCTCCACTCGATTTCGCCATAGCTGCCTAGTACCACAATGGCGTCAGGCAAGGCGCTGGTCGATTTGCGAAACCCATCCAGCATTTTGCCCAACTTCTTCTTCTGGCGTTTTTGGCTTTTGCGAATTTTATAAAAGTGGTAGTAGATGTCGCCCCAGATCCCTTTAAAATCGGGACGCTCTCCTCGGCCGCCCTGGCTTAACCAACGCTCCAGGCGGCTCACGTTGATCGATTGCTTAATGTAGAGAAAAAGGGTGATTGCCCATAAGAAATAGCTGAGGTGCCCGACAATAAAACTCAGCAGTAAAGCCGGTATCAGTAAAGCAATAGCAATATTTATTTCCCGCTGCCAACGCTGCATGAATAATCAGTTTGCCATCGAAAAACGGTAACCGAATCCGCGCACGGTCTGGATCAATTCCTCGCGGCCGTATTCGGCCAGAATTTTGCGCAAGCGGCGAATATGCACATCCACGGTACGCTCCTCTATGTACACGCTACGCCCCCAGACCTGATCCAGCAAATGGGTTCGACTGTAGACCTTGTCGGGATTGGTCATAAAAAACTGCATCAATCTAAACTCGGTAGGACTGACTTCCAGACTGCGGCCGGCGATAGTCAGTTTGTGTTGCTCGGCATCCAAAGTGAGATCGCCGACGCTGAGCTGTCCGGATTCCGACAACTTACCGCTGCGACGCATCACGGCCTTGATCCGGGCGATCAGTTCTTTCGGCGAAAAAGGCTTGGTCACATAATCGTCCGCACCAATTTCCAAGCCGCGAATTTTGTCTTCTTCCTCGCCGCGCGCGGTGAGCAAAATAATAGGCAACTCCTTGTAACCCGGCTCATTTTTCAAGCGTCTGGCCAATTCCACGCCGCTGATCCCCGGCAGCATCCAGTCCAGAATAATCAAATCCACCATATTATCGGCCAAACTCTCCCGGGCCTGCTCGGCACTGCCAACGGCGATCACCGTCAAATTGGCCTGTTCCAGCACCATGACCAGCATCTCCCTGATCGCTTCTTCGTCTTCCACGACCAGGATTTTCAAGTTCGACATAAGCATGTTTAGTCTAAAGGGTCCAAGGATTAGGCTAATTTAGCAGCGCTATATTACCGTTTTGTGACAAAAAAAGCCGGCCAATCCCCGAGCTATCGTCCCTTGCCAGAGTCCGGCATCGGCCGCGCCGTCACGCCGCTATCCCCAACAGGAGCGGCAAAGGCGTCCGACACTAAAGTACTTATATTGCCGCCGCTCAGCGCTTCCAGAAACGCTACAAGATCAGCGATTTCCCGATCAGACAAGCCCAGCGGCTTGAGCAAGGGCGACAAATTTTCGTTGGCTACGCCGCCTTGATTATAAAACTTCAGCACCCCCGCCAGACTAGGCAAGGAACCGTTATGCATATAAGGCGCGCTGAGCGCGACGTTGCGTAGCGACGGGGTTTTGTAAGCCCAGCGGTCGGCGGGATTTTGACTGACCTCGTAATAACCCAAATCGCCGGGTTTCTCGGTATTTACACCTTTCAGATGCTCGCTATCCACCTCCACAAATACGCCCGGCGCCACTTGCACTCTTTGTTTTTCCGGCGACTTTTGCATGGATTCGGCATAGCCAATACCGGTGTTATGGCGTTTTTGATCGGTAAATAAGGCAGACTTGTCGCCAATCACGTGACAACTGCTGCAAGCGGCTTTACCGGTAAACAAAGCAAAACCCCGTTGCGCCGCCTCGCTAATCGCCGTTTTTTGTTTGCCAAAATACCAGCGGTCGAATGGCGAATCGGCGGCATTTAACGTGCGCTGATAGCTAGCCAAGGCCTGACCGATGGTTTCCATCGTCGGCCCTTTGTTAAAGGCTTTTTCAAACAGTCCGCGATAATCGGCGCTGGCTTTTAGCTTTTCCACCACATAGCCAATTGACGGATTCGCCATCTCGTTGTGCGCCAGCAATGGGCCCCAGGCTTGTTGCTCCAGGCTGTTCTCTCGACCATCGTGAAACAGCAATTGCGCGTAACCTACGTTATACAAAGACGGGCTATTGCGCCGCACACTGCGCCCTTCAATACCCACCGCCGTGGTCATTTCGTTATTACTAAAGCCTTGTTCCGGGATGTGGCAGATGGCACAGGAAAAGGTATTGTTCAGGGAGAGCCGCCGGTCGAAGAACAGCTTGCGACCCAACGCGATCTTGGCAGGCGTGAGCGGGTTGTCTTTGGGCACCGGTAATTTCGGCAAACCCAGCGGCGGTTGTTGCGCAAACGCCAGCAAATTAGCCGGCTGACCCATACGTTGCGCCAGCGCCAGCGAGCGGGTTTGGTAATCGGCTTGCTGGTAGTTTTGTTTATTGTCGCCAGGCTGGAACAACATTTCGGGCTTGACTGCTAGCACTGCGGCGACTTGCGGCCTTGCGTCTGCCAGTAGCGTTTTCACATCGTTGATCAGCGTGTCGGCATGCAGAAAATCCACGCTATAAATATTGCGGACGTTTTTATCCTTATCGATCAGATACACTCGCAGCAAATGCGAAAACGTACCGGTAAACTGGCCTTTGTCGTCGTAGACTTTTTGCACATTTTGCTGGTAGCCGTCGAGGATGGGCTGCAAGCTGGCCTCGTCTTTGGTGGTCAGAAATTGCCAATCGAAATCGCCGGTTTTAAATCCCTCGCCGTACTGGCGCATCATTTCCGGGGTGTCCTGGGCCGGGTTAAAGCTCAACGTCAACAATCTGAGTTTGTCGGCCAATTCCGGCTGTTTTTGTAATTGCCGGCTGATTTTGTGCAACACCTGAGTTGCCAGCGGGCAGCCGTTGACGTCGCTGCAGGCCGCGTAAATGAAGCTCAGCAATACCAGCTTGCCCCCCATTAAGTCGTGGAGGTGTTTGGGCTGGTTGTTGGTGGTTAGGATTTCGCCGTCGGCGGCTTGGGTGATGACTGGCAGGGTGTAGGTGCCGGGTTTTGCGGGTTCGAAAGGTAATGCGGTGTAGCCGGGGGCGATGGGTTTGGTTTCTTGAGCTTGGCTTAATGGCGTTATCAAGTTAAAGAGAAAGCACAGGAACCCTATCGTTCCCATGCTCCAGCGTGGGAATGCCGCTGCGGACGCTCTAGCGTCCGCTTTCAGACAAAGTAGACTGAGGCGATAAGGAAGTTTCATGATTGCTGTTTACTTTTGGGATAGGTGTCGCTGTCGCGACGGCTTATTTTAATGTCGGTTCGCGGACCGACAACCGCGATACTTTCTTTTGCTTGGCCAAAAGAAAGTATCCAAAGAAAAAGCCACCCGGACGCCGCTTATTCCCTGCGCTCCGTAGCTTTTGAACGGGGTTGCCGAAAGGGGCTCCTGCCCCTTCGGCAACGCGATGCATCCCTGCATCGCCCCTGCGGGCTGATCCGTTCAAAAACTCCGGTGCTCGGCGCGGCATACGGGAAGAAACCATCCTAAAATTTGGCTAAACCCTTGCGTCTAAAAGCAATTATTCGAAAGGCCATCCAACTCCTTCAAGCAGCTACGAAATGACATTCTTTTTAGCTGCCTATCTCCCAGCGCGACGACGTGGCCTAAGTCATAGTCGCCGGTTCTTGGAAAAGCGTCGCAATTGGCCGGACAACTAATTACACCTGTCAAATGCCCTAAGACGCCAACAACAATAATAATTTTATCGGGAACTGCACTGGTAATTATCGCGACAAAAGAGCAACCGAACATGTCATTGATTCGCTCGAAAATACTATGCATTTCGGCATCGCCATCACCGACAGGTTTAGGCCAATACCAACCTGTTGAAACTATATTGTTGATCAACACCTCATCGTGAAGCTCGCCTCCATAATGCATCAAAGCCCGAAGCTCCGACGTTTCTGTATTTGCAATAAAAGCGTCTCCATACACGAAATAGCCTGATGCAAGCGCAACTTTTGCGGTGAATTTGAGCCGGAGACTTCTTTCTTGGCAAATCCCGATAGTGACTCTCTGTCCTTTCAGGTCATCACTTGTTAATGACTTCGCCCTTAGATGGCTATAGAGTTGCAACAAACC
The window above is part of the Methylomonas sp. ZR1 genome. Proteins encoded here:
- a CDS encoding cytochrome ubiquinol oxidase subunit I, translating into MISETVVELSRAQFALHAVQYFLFVPLTLGLSLLLAAMDSWFVFSGQSVYQRITQFWGKLFAIGFGLNMASSLVMASQFGSHWSYFAHYVGDVFALPLLLGFAGLFIAANGLGWFLFGWQRLGKGTHLAVTWLIAIGCHLSFFGFLIASGWMQNPVGAELNTQTLRLELLDVSLVLSNPLAWAKFVHSLLAGYVVAAGFVLAISAYYLLKQRETELAQRSYRMAAALGLASVIATMAIGDASVYGAGAMQHNKLAAINGLPNAAILAQNRQRIGNGIKAYALLQELRDDKKEPELLAAFAAAKVDLGYGLLLKRWRESVTDASPAQIEQAVSASVPASGRLYWGYRLMIAAGALLALLFVAANAVNIVGWQHAWLFKASVYALPLPWLASASGWFISEFGRQPWLVADMLPIWQGVSTLAVADLAVSLAAYGLTYAGLLALAVMLTLKFIGQGCATALPINQEPSYVA
- the phoR gene encoding phosphate regulon sensor histidine kinase PhoR, producing MQRWQREINIAIALLIPALLLSFIVGHLSYFLWAITLFLYIKQSINVSRLERWLSQGGRGERPDFKGIWGDIYYHFYKIRKSQKRQKKKLGKMLDGFRKSTSALPDAIVVLGSYGEIEWSNKVAYDYLGLKRSDNGQRIPNLVRHPLFIQYLKDQDYHNKVCIPSPINENMILQIGIFPYGAGLRLLMAQDVTHLKNIERMRTDFVANVSHELRTPITVLRGYLETLQELDDGSSPYTRSFQNMAAQTERMQALIDDLLLLARLESKTKKFECVNIPDLLVQVCQESDLLEKDERRVELVLDSRANVRGDMEELRSAFSNLLVNAMKYSQPSSPVKVSWRGKPDGSVYFEVEDFGDGISSVDIPRITERFYRAEVKRNQKIPGTGLGLAIVKHVLVRHDAKLDIESQLGRGSKFRCVFPRQRVC
- a CDS encoding diguanylate cyclase; translated protein: MGFTPRHIVGLKIVAIALLYAMLAKLVLAFFSDNGNVTLVWFPAGLGMATFLLGGKRYWPGVFIGAFLAGMLVGDSWLISACIATGNILESWLGAWLLLGNPGFSLSLRHPRDFAWLTLTGIIAACFSALIGPMTLFLSKYLPAEALLPSMRHWWMADVLGIALVTPLILIWRHWPKDWFAPKRLLETLAFIATSFLSGQAVFLSWFPNLLNAYGETYWAFLFVVWAAVRFGRHGVLLLVTMTAIQSLWGLQHQLGAFATIHLQSGLLNIWFYLFILASVGIPLALTLFHQQQINQALQQSEARLSFALETIDTGAWDLDLQDYSVQRTAIHDQIFGYSQLLPHWTYHTFLGHVTPEHRDMVNAGFQTACTQHSNWNFECRIRRIDGAIRWIRGSGCHQIGNSPRMTGILQDITAHKLAEEDRQLGMLFYQNCSEAMMITEADATIVSINPAFSRITGYSAEEIIGKNARILGSGRHDDSFFQSMWQIINSKGKWQGEIWNRRKNGELYVEQLNINTIFDRNGLPLKRIGLFFDITQRKLGEEQLWKQVNLDPLTGVGNRRLFYDRLEQDIKKAQRGGWFLALLVVDIEHFKDINERFGYAQGDSILQEAAQRVLANVRETDLVARMDGAEFAVILTELEKTDSTERVAQLIIEKLAEPFTLEHDTAQLNCRIGIAICPDHADNTEALKQAAMNAAKKAASQTYRFANPPTAF
- the cydB gene encoding cytochrome d ubiquinol oxidase subunit II codes for the protein MLLDYEMLRLICWGVLGLFVIGFVLSSGIEIGVSLLLPFLHASEVQRAELVARLAPTSAGNQVWLLVTIGVLFVGWPTVYAATFASFQPLLLLMVLSLFVRPLGWYFRASVTREDSLKKWDKALFICGLLPAALLGVMAGNLLKGVPFHLASDMHIAFLGSFSGLFSPFASLVGATCVALLAVHGAIYLQTHSQDELYQRSKALAMSSGLAFLVLFALAGGWITHLEGYHVSTEIMPNGVSNPLTKFVKRGDGLWLDNYEHEPALWALPALAFVCGIAALVLSRLDRAHWALLASAVMVVMVILTMGVSLFPFLAPSNISLNSSLTIWDASASLTTLSALLCLTGVMLPLMAIATRGLYKMLP
- a CDS encoding cytochrome c peroxidase, which encodes MKLPYRLSLLCLKADARASAAAFPRWSMGTIGFLCFLFNLITPLSQAQETKPIAPGYTALPFEPAKPGTYTLPVITQAADGEILTTNNQPKHLHDLMGGKLVLLSFIYAACSDVNGCPLATQVLHKISRQLQKQPELADKLRLLTLSFNPAQDTPEMMRQYGEGFKTGDFDWQFLTTKDEASLQPILDGYQQNVQKVYDDKGQFTGTFSHLLRVYLIDKDKNVRNIYSVDFLHADTLINDVKTLLADARPQVAAVLAVKPEMLFQPGDNKQNYQQADYQTRSLALAQRMGQPANLLAFAQQPPLGLPKLPVPKDNPLTPAKIALGRKLFFDRRLSLNNTFSCAICHIPEQGFSNNEMTTAVGIEGRSVRRNSPSLYNVGYAQLLFHDGRENSLEQQAWGPLLAHNEMANPSIGYVVEKLKASADYRGLFEKAFNKGPTMETIGQALASYQRTLNAADSPFDRWYFGKQKTAISEAAQRGFALFTGKAACSSCHVIGDKSALFTDQKRHNTGIGYAESMQKSPEKQRVQVAPGVFVEVDSEHLKGVNTEKPGDLGYYEVSQNPADRWAYKTPSLRNVALSAPYMHNGSLPSLAGVLKFYNQGGVANENLSPLLKPLGLSDREIADLVAFLEALSGGNISTLVSDAFAAPVGDSGVTARPMPDSGKGR
- the phoB gene encoding phosphate regulon transcriptional regulator PhoB codes for the protein MSNLKILVVEDEEAIREMLVMVLEQANLTVIAVGSAEQARESLADNMVDLIILDWMLPGISGVELARRLKNEPGYKELPIILLTARGEEEDKIRGLEIGADDYVTKPFSPKELIARIKAVMRRSGKLSESGQLSVGDLTLDAEQHKLTIAGRSLEVSPTEFRLMQFFMTNPDKVYSRTHLLDQVWGRSVYIEERTVDVHIRRLRKILAEYGREELIQTVRGFGYRFSMAN